One genomic window of Desulfuromonas sp. includes the following:
- a CDS encoding type II secretion system F family protein gives MAKYSWEGKTRSGEVQKGEVEAPNEAVVTATLRRQGIMPSKIKERGKGLDVEIKIPGFKPKVSTKDLVVFTRQFATMIDAGLPLVQCLDILGRQQDNKTFKDILIDVKESVESGSTFADALKKHPKPFDELYVNLVAAGEVGGILDTILNRLAAYIEKALKLRKQVKSAMTYPGTIVGIALVVVSVILIFVIPAFEKMFADFGGSLPAPTQVVINISNFVQDYILVIIGSIMLFIYTFKRIYRTEKGRAKIDNMALKLPIFGVLIRKVAVAKFTRTLGTMISSGVPILDGLGIVAKTAGNKTVEKAIYNVKQSISEGKTIAEPLEKSGVFPSMVCQMIAVGEQSGAIDTMLNKIADFYDDEVDDAVGNLTAMMEPLLMLFLGTTVGGLVIAMYLPIFKLAGTVGG, from the coding sequence ATGGCCAAGTATTCGTGGGAAGGCAAGACCCGCTCCGGGGAAGTGCAGAAGGGGGAGGTTGAGGCGCCGAACGAGGCGGTTGTCACCGCCACCCTGCGCCGGCAGGGCATCATGCCCTCCAAGATCAAGGAGCGGGGCAAGGGGCTGGACGTTGAAATCAAGATCCCCGGCTTCAAGCCCAAGGTCTCCACCAAGGACCTGGTGGTCTTCACCCGGCAGTTCGCCACCATGATCGACGCCGGTCTGCCCCTCGTCCAGTGCCTCGATATCCTCGGCCGCCAGCAGGACAACAAGACCTTCAAGGACATCCTGATCGACGTCAAGGAGAGCGTCGAGTCGGGCTCCACCTTCGCCGATGCCCTGAAGAAGCACCCCAAGCCCTTCGACGAGCTTTACGTCAACCTCGTTGCGGCCGGCGAGGTCGGCGGCATCCTCGACACCATTCTCAACCGCCTTGCCGCCTACATCGAAAAGGCGCTCAAACTGAGAAAGCAGGTCAAGAGCGCCATGACCTACCCGGGCACCATCGTCGGCATCGCCCTCGTCGTGGTCTCGGTCATTCTGATATTCGTCATCCCCGCCTTCGAGAAGATGTTCGCCGACTTCGGAGGCAGCCTGCCGGCGCCGACCCAGGTCGTGATCAACATTAGCAACTTCGTTCAGGACTACATCCTGGTCATTATCGGCAGCATCATGCTCTTCATCTACACCTTCAAGCGGATTTACCGCACCGAGAAGGGGCGGGCGAAAATCGACAACATGGCTCTGAAGCTTCCGATCTTCGGCGTCCTGATCCGCAAAGTCGCCGTGGCCAAGTTCACCCGGACCCTCGGAACGATGATTTCCAGCGGGGTGCCGATCCTCGACGGCCTCGGCATCGTCGCCAAAACGGCCGGCAACAAGACCGTGGAAAAGGCCATCTACAACGTCAAGCAGAGCATCAGCGAGGGCAAGACCATCGCCGAACCGCTGGAGAAGTCGGGGGTCTTTCCGTCCATGGTGTGCCAGATGATCGCCGTTGGCGAACAGTCAGGGGCCATCGACACCATGCTCAACAAGATCGCCGACTTCTACGATGACGAGGTCGACGACGCCGTGGGCAACCTCACGGCGATGATGGAACCTCTGCTCATGCTCTTTCTCGGGACGACCGTCGGCGGCCTGGTCATTGCCATGTACCTGCCGATCTTCAAGCTGGCCGGCACCGTCGGGGGATGA
- a CDS encoding ATP-binding protein, producing the protein MAGETENRREGGASRRQLTWYLFFRVLFIILFLTGTIIYQLHSGLDRPHPALPYLYLLAGLSCLHALMSAIMLRAVRGLRVFTQAQIAWDLLFATGLIYVTGGIDSLFSLLYLIIIISGGIFMTRREVFFAASASSILYGSLLDLQYYGYLPQLGGLAFPQQVSESDVFYAVFVNVLGFFFTALLTGMLVDRLRRSEQALERRTVDFGELEELNRTILASIGSGLMIVNPRGRVRSFNAAASRITGYTLQEVYDRKVRELFPGMGVYDGGLLPVSRAEVRVKDKHGGLRTLGYAASMVKDPQEQNLGLLVTFQDLTHLKAMEGQLKRADRLAAVGQLASGMAHEIRNPLASISGSVQLLMEDRNVSEENRRLMEIVVREADRLGNLLTDFLVYARPNPPELVEEDVSALLDDLVEMVNADARFTFVDFSREYAPGGRMPVDRRLFRQALLNLLINAAEAMGGRGKVLLGLDPDAGAVYVEDTGPGIPAEIREKIFDPFFTTKDRGTGLGLATVYAVIEAMGGSVELSEGSAGGARFTLQIPRGES; encoded by the coding sequence GTGGCAGGCGAGACGGAAAACCGAAGGGAGGGTGGAGCTTCCCGCAGACAGCTGACCTGGTACCTTTTCTTCCGGGTTCTCTTCATCATCCTGTTTCTCACCGGGACCATCATCTACCAGCTTCACAGCGGTCTTGACCGGCCGCACCCGGCCCTGCCTTATCTCTACCTGCTTGCCGGACTCTCCTGCCTGCACGCCCTGATGTCGGCCATCATGTTGCGCGCGGTGCGCGGCCTGAGGGTCTTCACCCAGGCCCAGATCGCCTGGGACCTTCTCTTCGCTACGGGCCTCATCTACGTCACCGGCGGCATCGACAGCCTCTTCTCCCTGCTCTACCTCATTATTATTATCAGCGGCGGCATATTCATGACCCGGCGGGAGGTTTTTTTCGCCGCATCCGCTTCGTCCATCCTCTACGGCAGCCTTCTGGACCTTCAATACTACGGCTACCTCCCCCAGCTCGGGGGCCTGGCTTTTCCTCAACAAGTCAGTGAAAGCGACGTCTTTTACGCCGTTTTCGTCAACGTCCTGGGCTTCTTCTTTACCGCACTGCTGACCGGGATGCTGGTCGATCGGCTGCGTCGGAGCGAGCAGGCCCTGGAGAGGCGCACCGTCGACTTCGGGGAACTGGAGGAACTCAACCGGACCATCCTGGCCAGCATCGGCAGCGGCCTGATGATCGTCAACCCCCGGGGGCGCGTCCGCTCCTTCAACGCAGCGGCGAGCCGGATCACCGGCTACACCCTGCAGGAGGTCTACGACCGGAAGGTCCGGGAGCTTTTCCCCGGGATGGGCGTCTACGACGGCGGACTGTTACCGGTCAGCCGGGCCGAGGTGAGGGTGAAGGACAAGCACGGGGGGCTGCGCACCCTGGGCTACGCCGCCTCGATGGTCAAGGACCCGCAGGAGCAAAACCTCGGGCTCCTCGTCACCTTCCAGGATCTGACCCACCTGAAGGCGATGGAGGGTCAGCTCAAAAGGGCTGACCGCCTCGCCGCCGTCGGCCAGCTCGCCTCGGGGATGGCCCACGAGATCCGCAACCCCCTGGCCTCCATCAGCGGTTCGGTTCAGCTCCTGATGGAGGACCGGAACGTCAGCGAGGAGAACCGCCGGCTCATGGAGATTGTGGTACGGGAGGCCGACCGGCTCGGTAACCTGCTGACAGACTTCCTGGTCTACGCACGCCCCAACCCGCCGGAGCTTGTCGAGGAGGACGTTTCCGCCCTTCTGGACGATCTGGTCGAGATGGTCAATGCCGACGCCCGGTTCACTTTCGTCGATTTCAGCAGGGAGTACGCCCCCGGGGGGCGGATGCCGGTAGACCGCAGGCTCTTCCGTCAGGCCCTTCTGAACCTGCTCATCAACGCCGCCGAGGCCATGGGCGGGCGGGGGAAGGTCCTTCTGGGCCTCGACCCCGACGCCGGAGCGGTCTATGTCGAGGACACCGGTCCCGGCATCCCCGCGGAGATCCGGGAGAAGATCTTCGACCCTTTCTTCACCACCAAGGACCGGGGGACCGGTCTGGGGCTCGCCACCGTCTATGCCGTCATCGAGGCCATGGGGGGAAGCGTCGAGTTGAGCGAAGGCTCAGCCGGCGGGGCCCGGTTCACCCTCCAGATTCCTCGGGGTGAAAGCTGA
- a CDS encoding bifunctional riboflavin kinase/FAD synthetase, with product MRVFRDLDQLTTPLPNAVVTIGNFDGVHLGHREIFRLVVDRARAMGGASVVYTFVPHPLKVLAPERAPRLINTLEEKERLIGASCIDVLVCAPFTREVAALTADQFVEDVLLRKLGVRHLIVGSDYAFGRGREGDVDFLRRAGKRHGFAVEALAPIARSGEALSSTRIREIIAAGDVAGVVGPLGRHFTLEGEVVHGARRGKGLGFPTANLRTDKELLPCPGVYAVKLKRGTQVLDGVVNIGYNPTFGAGEMSIEVHIFDFGAEIYGEKLRIYFMERLRDERRFLSPEDLVAAIGEDVRRARNILARARIVEFREYLDCGVESPPL from the coding sequence ATGAGAGTTTTCAGGGACCTTGACCAGTTGACCACCCCCCTGCCGAATGCAGTGGTGACCATCGGCAATTTCGACGGCGTTCATCTCGGGCACCGGGAGATTTTCCGCCTCGTGGTCGATCGGGCCAGGGCCATGGGCGGGGCTTCGGTGGTGTACACCTTCGTTCCGCACCCTCTCAAGGTCCTTGCTCCGGAACGTGCGCCGCGCCTGATCAACACCCTTGAGGAGAAGGAGCGGCTTATCGGCGCCTCCTGTATCGATGTGCTGGTCTGCGCTCCTTTTACCCGCGAGGTGGCGGCCCTGACCGCAGACCAGTTCGTCGAGGATGTCCTTTTGCGCAAGCTCGGCGTCCGGCACCTCATCGTCGGCTCCGATTACGCCTTCGGCCGTGGGCGGGAGGGGGACGTCGATTTTCTGCGCCGCGCCGGAAAGCGCCACGGGTTTGCCGTGGAAGCCCTGGCGCCCATCGCCAGGAGCGGCGAGGCCCTAAGCTCCACCCGCATTCGGGAGATCATCGCCGCCGGCGACGTCGCCGGGGTCGTCGGCCCGCTCGGGCGTCACTTCACCCTGGAGGGGGAGGTGGTCCATGGGGCCAGGCGTGGCAAAGGGCTCGGTTTCCCCACTGCCAACCTGCGCACGGACAAGGAGCTTCTGCCCTGTCCCGGTGTCTACGCCGTCAAGCTCAAGAGGGGGACGCAGGTCCTCGACGGGGTGGTCAACATCGGCTACAACCCCACCTTCGGGGCGGGCGAGATGTCGATCGAGGTGCATATCTTCGATTTCGGGGCGGAGATCTACGGGGAGAAGCTGCGGATCTATTTCATGGAGCGTTTGCGGGACGAGAGGCGCTTCCTGTCCCCGGAGGACCTTGTCGCGGCGATCGGGGAGGATGTGCGGCGGGCCCGAAACATCCTGGCCCGGGCGCGCATCGTGGAATTCCGGGAGTATCTCGACTGCGGAGTGGAGAGCCCGCCCCTGTGA
- a CDS encoding sigma-54 dependent transcriptional regulator, with amino-acid sequence MTTESCNNDILVVDDEESMREFLTIMLHREGYRTDAVADGVQAVARLKEQAYDLIISDIKMPRLDGFGLLKHIQERSPETAMIMITAHGSTEQAVEAMKEGAYDYITKPFKNEEIRLIVKNALERKTLRQENRELKKELGRRYSFGNLVGKSKAMQDLYDLIQKVAGSKVNILVTGESGTGKELVAKAVHYNSDRADGPFVPINCGAIPENLLESELFGHEKGAFTGAHQQKAGLFEVAAGGTLFLDEIGELPAMMQVKLLRVLQEREFRRVGGTKTIKADVRLIAATNKDLEVEVGNGDFREDLFYRLNVIRLHLPPLRERREDIPLLLEHFYRDLSGQESVAVSEGAMRRILDYRWPGNIRELVNVIERCVVLGQSGELTEGALPPNLRGQGAPCPEGLDALPETGLDLDDYLGKIEKDLLLKALDRSGGVRKKAAELLGISFRSIRYRLSKFGIDPDGEEE; translated from the coding sequence ATGACGACTGAATCCTGCAACAACGATATTCTTGTGGTGGACGACGAAGAGAGCATGAGGGAGTTCCTCACCATCATGCTTCACCGGGAAGGGTACCGCACCGACGCCGTCGCCGACGGGGTTCAGGCCGTGGCGCGGCTCAAGGAACAGGCCTACGACCTGATCATCAGCGACATCAAGATGCCCCGCCTGGACGGTTTCGGACTGCTCAAGCACATTCAGGAGCGCTCCCCCGAAACCGCGATGATCATGATCACCGCCCACGGCAGCACCGAGCAGGCCGTGGAGGCGATGAAGGAGGGGGCCTACGACTACATCACCAAGCCCTTCAAAAACGAAGAGATCCGCCTCATCGTCAAGAACGCCCTTGAGCGCAAGACCCTGCGCCAGGAGAACCGCGAGCTCAAAAAAGAGCTCGGCCGCCGCTACTCTTTCGGCAACCTGGTCGGCAAGAGCAAGGCGATGCAGGATCTCTACGACCTGATCCAGAAAGTCGCCGGAAGCAAGGTCAACATCCTTGTCACCGGCGAAAGCGGCACCGGCAAGGAGCTGGTCGCCAAGGCGGTGCACTACAACAGCGACCGGGCCGACGGCCCCTTCGTCCCCATCAACTGCGGGGCGATCCCGGAAAACCTTCTCGAGAGCGAGCTCTTCGGCCACGAAAAGGGGGCCTTCACCGGGGCCCATCAGCAGAAGGCCGGCCTTTTCGAGGTCGCCGCCGGCGGCACCCTCTTTCTCGACGAGATCGGCGAACTGCCGGCGATGATGCAGGTGAAGCTTCTGCGGGTTCTGCAGGAGCGGGAATTCCGCCGGGTCGGCGGGACCAAGACCATCAAGGCCGACGTGCGCCTGATCGCCGCGACCAACAAGGACCTCGAGGTCGAGGTCGGCAACGGCGATTTTCGCGAGGACCTCTTCTATCGCCTCAACGTCATCCGCCTTCACCTGCCGCCCCTGCGGGAGCGCCGCGAGGATATTCCCCTTCTCCTGGAGCACTTTTACCGCGATCTGAGCGGGCAGGAGAGCGTCGCCGTCAGCGAGGGGGCGATGCGCCGGATCCTCGACTACCGCTGGCCCGGCAACATCCGGGAACTGGTCAACGTGATCGAGCGCTGCGTCGTCCTCGGCCAGTCCGGGGAGCTGACCGAGGGCGCCCTGCCTCCCAACCTTCGCGGCCAGGGCGCGCCCTGCCCCGAGGGTCTCGACGCCCTGCCGGAGACCGGGCTCGATCTCGACGACTACCTCGGGAAGATCGAAAAGGACCTCCTGCTCAAGGCCCTCGACCGGAGCGGCGGGGTGCGCAAGAAGGCCGCCGAGCTGCTCGGGATCTCCTTCCGCTCCATCCGTTACCGCCTGAGCAAGTTCGGCATCGACCCCGACGGCGAGGAGGAGTGA
- a CDS encoding prepilin-type N-terminal cleavage/methylation domain-containing protein produces MLGKFRKNQKGFTLIELLIVVAIIGILAAIAIPQFASYRQKAFNSASQTDLRNSRIIIESYYAENYHYPHG; encoded by the coding sequence ATGCTCGGAAAGTTCCGCAAGAACCAAAAGGGTTTCACCCTGATCGAGCTGCTGATCGTCGTGGCGATCATCGGCATCCTGGCGGCCATCGCCATCCCCCAGTTCGCGTCCTACCGCCAGAAGGCCTTTAACTCGGCGTCCCAGACCGACCTGCGCAACAGCCGCATCATCATCGAATCGTACTACGCCGAGAACTATCATTATCCCCACGGCTAA
- the rnr gene encoding ribonuclease R, translating into MPISPADILKILEKGARRPLTAREILGHLELPRGERQEAVRLLDELAREGVLVSLKGGRFSLPRKVNLVTGPLSVHPEGYGFVSPGDTREGDVFIPGRFLGEAMHGDRVVARVEPGRLKGKSEGRIIRVLERAHQTVVGRFESGDRFGYVVPADPRLHRDIFIPPASTGEARPGQVVVVRLDSFPGKNRNPEGTVVEVLGDAGDPAVEILTIVHKFSLPHTFPSEVEGELPGVPSQVSPSDYSGREDLRDLVTVTIDGESARDFDDAVAVRRETGGRIRLWVSIADVGHYVPEGSAIDREALERGTSVYFPGRCIPMLPEKLSNGICSLNPGVERLAMTAEIVFDEEGNRLESRFYPSLIRSDARLTYTEVRDMVVAEEARVIEAYSGIYPHLLVMKDLAWRLMEMRRRRGSLDFDLPAAEVVLDLRGRLEDIIRSERNLAHRMVEEFMLAANEAVATFLFGRGVPLLYRIHEAPDLEKMQAFQEFAAHFNYGMVLGREGVASRQLQKLLHEAEGRPEERMLNQVLLRSMKQARYDPDNVGHFGLAAELYCHFTSPIRRYPDLVVHRVLRAVLQQGGMKPGRRAQLQRSLPGTGEVTSQRERRAMEAEREIVDLKKCQHMATRVGEVFDGHISGVTPFGCFVELDDVFVEGLLHVSSLGDDFYHYEEELHRLIGEHRRRVFQIGGAVRVQVARVDLERRQIDFSLEEEGDPLRRRKKMKNRPKKAVKRV; encoded by the coding sequence ATGCCCATCTCGCCCGCCGATATTCTCAAAATCCTCGAAAAGGGTGCCCGACGGCCCCTCACCGCCCGGGAAATCCTCGGCCACCTCGAACTGCCCCGCGGCGAGCGGCAGGAAGCCGTTCGCCTTTTGGATGAGCTGGCCCGCGAAGGGGTCCTGGTCAGCCTGAAGGGGGGGCGCTTTTCCCTGCCCCGAAAGGTCAACCTGGTGACCGGTCCGCTTTCGGTCCACCCCGAGGGTTACGGATTCGTCTCCCCCGGCGACACCCGCGAGGGGGACGTCTTTATCCCGGGCCGCTTTCTCGGCGAGGCCATGCACGGCGACCGGGTGGTGGCAAGGGTCGAGCCCGGCCGCCTTAAGGGCAAGTCCGAGGGGCGCATCATCCGGGTCCTGGAGAGAGCCCACCAGACGGTGGTGGGTCGTTTCGAGAGCGGCGACCGCTTCGGATACGTCGTCCCTGCCGACCCCCGCCTGCATCGGGACATTTTCATCCCCCCGGCCTCCACGGGAGAGGCTCGTCCGGGCCAGGTGGTGGTGGTTCGCCTCGACAGCTTCCCCGGGAAAAACCGCAACCCCGAGGGGACTGTGGTCGAGGTGCTCGGTGATGCCGGTGACCCTGCGGTCGAGATCCTGACGATCGTCCACAAATTCAGCCTCCCCCACACCTTTCCCTCCGAAGTCGAAGGGGAACTGCCCGGCGTTCCGAGCCAGGTGAGCCCTTCGGACTACTCGGGGCGGGAGGACCTGCGCGACCTCGTGACGGTGACCATCGACGGGGAGAGCGCCCGGGATTTTGACGACGCTGTGGCCGTCCGCCGTGAGACGGGCGGGCGGATCCGGCTCTGGGTCTCCATCGCCGACGTGGGGCATTATGTCCCGGAGGGGAGCGCTATCGACCGGGAGGCCCTTGAACGCGGGACGAGCGTCTACTTTCCCGGCCGCTGCATTCCCATGCTACCCGAGAAGCTCAGCAACGGCATCTGCTCTTTGAACCCCGGGGTGGAGCGCCTCGCCATGACCGCCGAAATTGTCTTCGACGAGGAGGGGAACCGTCTGGAGAGCCGTTTCTACCCCTCGCTGATCCGCAGCGATGCCCGCCTGACTTATACCGAGGTACGGGACATGGTGGTCGCGGAGGAGGCCCGGGTCATCGAAGCCTATTCGGGGATTTACCCCCACCTGCTGGTGATGAAGGATCTGGCGTGGAGGCTGATGGAGATGCGGCGACGGCGAGGCAGTCTCGATTTCGACCTTCCTGCGGCCGAGGTGGTTCTCGACCTGCGCGGCCGTCTCGAGGACATTATCCGCTCTGAGCGGAACCTCGCCCACCGCATGGTCGAGGAGTTCATGCTGGCGGCCAACGAAGCCGTCGCCACTTTCCTCTTCGGTCGGGGAGTGCCCCTGTTGTACCGGATTCACGAAGCGCCCGACCTAGAAAAGATGCAGGCCTTTCAGGAGTTCGCCGCTCACTTTAATTACGGCATGGTCCTTGGCAGGGAGGGGGTGGCCTCGCGGCAGTTGCAGAAGCTCCTCCACGAGGCGGAGGGCCGCCCCGAGGAACGGATGCTCAACCAGGTTTTGCTGCGCAGCATGAAACAGGCCCGTTACGATCCCGACAACGTGGGGCATTTCGGCCTGGCGGCGGAGCTCTACTGCCACTTCACGTCACCGATTCGCCGTTATCCGGACCTTGTGGTGCATCGGGTCCTGCGCGCGGTCCTTCAGCAAGGGGGTATGAAGCCGGGACGGCGGGCACAGCTCCAGAGGAGCCTGCCGGGAACCGGGGAGGTCACCTCGCAGCGGGAGCGCAGGGCCATGGAGGCGGAGAGGGAGATCGTCGATCTGAAGAAATGCCAGCACATGGCGACCCGGGTCGGGGAGGTTTTCGACGGCCATATCTCGGGGGTCACGCCCTTCGGCTGTTTTGTCGAACTCGATGACGTTTTCGTGGAAGGGTTGTTGCATGTCTCGAGCCTGGGTGACGACTTCTACCACTACGAGGAAGAGCTGCACCGCCTGATCGGGGAACACCGGCGGCGGGTGTTTCAGATCGGCGGCGCTGTGCGGGTGCAGGTGGCCAGGGTCGACTTGGAGCGTCGACAGATCGATTTCTCCCTCGAAGAAGAAGGGGATCCGCTCAGGCGAAGAAAAAAGATGAAAAACCGCCCAAAGAAGGCCGTAAAGCGGGTATAA
- a CDS encoding O-antigen ligase family protein, with the protein MLVGLCAFSHLYFHDIRQDKSLWVKTGILFPGFLLWLNLFLTGSRGGQVALMAVLLAFGWSLWKFGERLWGRGRWRKCLALAVVALSALVLAKFLVAGLIDHEAMASYQAGRAWSIASRFNTWMASLLMALDHPFFGVGPDNFKAMLPAYQIQARDFLQFEYEDMLYTRWAHNEYLQILAEGGAVSFTLYCLLLYTLFSRIFKPSILSQKSEQVFLSLAVLPFFVQGVFSWPLRFPPHVALCLTLLAVLLPRDNAFKWTPGRVQRLFLALFCSAALVGGGWAFFWSCQVGFLKDRIANEELIEENFENFKTLAENPAVAFTVLNKGLTPFVNYAEKNRDQAMAAGLVPYLKKAIFLEGASWQWYNLARTHIVLMDEEQARSAVEASLDLNPVYEPSWKLLHYLNVLHVARETGRPLDSFFPEGPPSWELPDAGDSVQGSIQDL; encoded by the coding sequence ATGCTCGTCGGACTCTGTGCCTTCTCCCACCTCTACTTTCATGACATCAGGCAGGACAAGTCCCTCTGGGTCAAGACGGGGATTCTTTTCCCCGGTTTTCTCCTCTGGCTGAATCTGTTCCTGACCGGTTCCCGCGGGGGGCAGGTCGCCTTGATGGCGGTCCTTTTGGCCTTCGGCTGGTCCCTGTGGAAATTCGGCGAGCGTCTTTGGGGAAGGGGGCGGTGGCGCAAATGCCTGGCCCTTGCCGTGGTCGCCCTGTCGGCCCTTGTGCTGGCAAAGTTTTTGGTCGCGGGCCTTATTGACCACGAAGCGATGGCTTCTTACCAGGCGGGGCGGGCGTGGAGCATTGCGAGCCGGTTTAATACCTGGATGGCCAGTCTTTTGATGGCCCTGGATCATCCTTTCTTCGGCGTCGGCCCGGACAATTTTAAGGCAATGCTCCCCGCTTACCAAATTCAAGCTCGGGACTTTCTCCAGTTTGAATACGAGGACATGCTCTACACGCGCTGGGCCCACAACGAATACCTGCAAATCCTCGCCGAAGGCGGAGCGGTCTCCTTTACGCTCTATTGCCTGTTGCTCTACACGCTGTTCAGTCGGATTTTCAAACCCTCGATTCTTTCCCAAAAAAGCGAGCAGGTATTTCTCTCCCTGGCCGTCCTGCCGTTTTTTGTCCAGGGGGTCTTTAGCTGGCCCTTGCGGTTTCCCCCCCACGTTGCTTTGTGCCTGACGCTTCTCGCCGTCCTGCTGCCCAGGGACAACGCTTTTAAGTGGACGCCCGGGAGGGTCCAGAGACTCTTTTTGGCTCTTTTTTGTTCAGCGGCGCTGGTTGGCGGGGGATGGGCTTTCTTCTGGTCCTGCCAGGTCGGTTTTTTGAAAGACCGAATAGCGAATGAGGAACTTATCGAGGAAAACTTCGAGAATTTCAAGACCCTTGCGGAGAACCCGGCTGTGGCGTTCACGGTTCTCAATAAAGGGTTGACGCCCTTTGTCAATTACGCGGAAAAAAATCGAGATCAAGCCATGGCCGCTGGACTGGTGCCCTACCTGAAAAAGGCAATTTTTCTGGAGGGTGCCAGTTGGCAGTGGTATAATCTGGCCAGGACTCATATTGTGCTGATGGATGAGGAGCAGGCCCGCAGTGCGGTTGAGGCGTCGCTGGACCTGAATCCTGTTTATGAACCGTCCTGGAAACTTTTGCATTATCTAAACGTGTTGCATGTCGCCAGGGAAACTGGCCGCCCCTTAGACTCTTTTTTCCCCGAGGGGCCGCCGAGCTGGGAGTTGCCCGATGCCGGAGATAGCGTTCAGGGGAGTATTCAAGACCTATAA
- the pilB gene encoding type IV-A pilus assembly ATPase PilB has product MTADRLGELLVRNNLIKEEHLSKALAEQKATGGRLGASLIKLGFIDEEELATFLSRQYGVPSINLAEFEIDPTVIRLVPAEVTQKYQVVPINRAGSTLIVAMSDPSNIFAIDDIKFMTGYNVEVVVAPETGIKQTIDKYYDQSASLADVMHDLEDVDLEVVEEGDDVDVLELAKASEDAPVVKLVNLILTDAIKKGASDIHIEPYEKSFRVRYRIDGMLYEVMQPPFKFKNAITSRIKIMSEMDIAERRLPQDGRIKIKLPGGKDMDYRVNCLPTLFGEKVCLRLLDKGNLQLDMTKLGYEEQALQWFQKEIHKPFGMVLVTGPTGSGKTVSLYSALSELNKVSENISTAEDPVEFNFAGINQVQMHEEIGLNFAAALRAFLRQDPDIIMIGEIRDFETAEIGVKAALTGHMVLSTLHTNDAPSTINRLLNMGVEPFLVASAVNLITAQRLARRVCSECKVVDEIPQQALIDAGVPADEVDELVCYKGEGCSICSNTGHKGRVGIYQVMPMFEELREMVLAGANTAEIKRESMRLGVKTMRQSALSKLREGVVSFEEVLRSTIADE; this is encoded by the coding sequence ATGACCGCCGACCGACTCGGAGAACTGCTCGTTCGCAACAACCTGATCAAGGAGGAGCACCTCTCCAAGGCCCTTGCCGAGCAGAAGGCCACCGGCGGACGGCTCGGTGCGAGCCTGATCAAGCTGGGATTCATCGACGAGGAGGAGCTTGCCACCTTTCTCTCCCGGCAGTATGGCGTCCCGTCCATAAATCTTGCCGAATTCGAGATCGACCCCACCGTTATCCGCCTCGTTCCCGCCGAGGTGACCCAGAAATACCAGGTCGTCCCCATCAACAGGGCCGGCTCGACCCTCATCGTCGCAATGAGCGACCCCTCCAACATCTTCGCCATCGACGACATCAAGTTCATGACGGGGTACAACGTCGAAGTGGTGGTCGCCCCGGAAACGGGCATCAAGCAGACCATCGACAAGTACTACGACCAGAGCGCCAGCCTGGCCGATGTCATGCACGACCTGGAGGACGTCGACCTCGAAGTGGTCGAGGAAGGGGATGACGTCGATGTTCTCGAACTCGCCAAGGCGAGCGAGGACGCCCCGGTCGTCAAGCTGGTCAACCTGATCCTCACCGACGCCATCAAGAAGGGCGCATCCGACATTCACATCGAGCCCTACGAGAAGTCGTTCCGGGTCCGCTACCGCATCGACGGGATGCTCTACGAGGTGATGCAGCCTCCCTTCAAGTTCAAGAACGCCATCACTTCCCGCATCAAGATCATGTCCGAGATGGACATCGCCGAGAGGCGCCTGCCCCAGGACGGGCGCATCAAGATCAAGCTGCCCGGCGGCAAGGACATGGATTACCGGGTCAACTGCCTGCCGACCCTTTTCGGGGAGAAGGTCTGCCTGCGGCTTCTGGACAAGGGCAACCTGCAGCTCGACATGACCAAGCTGGGCTACGAGGAGCAGGCCCTGCAGTGGTTCCAGAAGGAGATTCACAAGCCCTTCGGCATGGTCCTGGTTACCGGCCCCACCGGGTCGGGCAAGACGGTCTCCCTCTACTCGGCCCTGTCCGAGCTGAACAAGGTCTCCGAGAACATCTCCACGGCCGAGGACCCCGTCGAGTTCAACTTCGCCGGCATCAACCAGGTCCAGATGCACGAGGAGATCGGCCTCAATTTCGCCGCCGCCCTGCGGGCTTTTCTCCGCCAGGACCCGGACATTATCATGATCGGCGAGATTCGCGACTTCGAAACCGCCGAGATCGGGGTCAAGGCGGCCCTGACCGGGCACATGGTCCTCTCCACACTGCATACCAACGACGCCCCCAGCACCATAAACCGTCTTCTCAATATGGGGGTCGAGCCCTTCCTGGTCGCTTCGGCGGTCAACCTGATCACCGCCCAGCGGCTCGCCCGCCGCGTCTGCTCCGAGTGCAAGGTGGTGGATGAGATTCCCCAGCAGGCCCTTATCGACGCAGGCGTTCCCGCCGACGAGGTCGACGAGCTCGTCTGTTACAAAGGGGAGGGGTGTTCGATCTGCAGCAATACCGGGCACAAGGGCCGGGTCGGCATCTACCAGGTCATGCCGATGTTCGAGGAACTCCGGGAGATGGTCCTGGCCGGGGCCAACACCGCCGAAATCAAGCGGGAGTCGATGCGCCTCGGGGTGAAGACCATGCGCCAGTCGGCGCTGTCCAAACTTCGAGAGGGGGTCGTCTCCTTCGAAGAGGTCCTCCGCAGCACGATTGCCGACGAATAG